The segment gcatggaattaggagacaattatctgctctgcgaacccctcagcaaaatggagttgttgaaaggaagaacaaaaccattttggatgctgctaggactatgatgattgaaggaaatatttcgcatatctattggagagaatataTTAGCACTGTTgtgtacacattcaaccgagtgcatataaaaggtgattctggtaagaccccttatgagttatggtttggtcatgttcctacagttagatattttaaaaattttggaagcaaatgttatatcaaaagagatgaggatataggaaaatttgacgtgagatgtgatgaaagaatatttttaaaatattctactaagagcaaggcctaccattgttacaacaaaagactgagaaaaatagtggaaagtgcagatgtgaaggttgatgagtgcATGAGAAACAAgtcaaagcatgtggatatgaatcTAATGATCAGGGTGTTAGTTCAAAGCAAGTACAGACTTAGAGAATAAAACAAAGTGATCCAAAAGAGTTAGTAAATCCAAATGCTATTAGCGGTGAAGAAGGTCAAGAGActaaaaattagaacaatcagaagacccccaagtatgtaagattaaatcattctgagaatcggattattggtgataaaaataaaggtgtggtgACTAGGAGaaaaattgttgttgaagagacatgtctgatttccaagattgagcctaaatatgttgttgaagcttgtaaagatgaaaattgggtaaaagctattgaagaagagttaaatcagattgagaagaacaatacacgggaacttgttccaagacctaaagacaagaatgtaattggtactaaatgggtattcaagaataaactgaatgaaaatggagaaattgttagaaacaaagcaagactggtatgtaaaggatattcataaatggaaggtgttgattttgaggagactttttctccgctagctataattgaagttgttagattatttcttgcatatgatacttataagaatttcaaggtatatcagatggatgtgaagtcagcctttttgaatggtgagttggaagaagaagtctacattgatcaactagatggattttcattgacagatgaaggagacatggtatgcaaactgaagaaagcattgtatggacttaaataagcccctagatcttggtatgccatattggatagatatttgatgaagttgggattctgtaaaggtattgttgatagtaatttatacttcaagattgataataataacattttaattgttgaagtttttgttggtgACATTATGTTGAAGTTTGCTAATGATTGGAGTAAGAGTTTGCTAATGAtgattgttgatagtaatttatacttcaagatttataataataacattttaattgttgaagtatttgttggtgACATTATTTTTGTAGGAGATGATGATTGGAAtaagaagtttgctaatgatatgcaaaaaaagtttgagatgtctatgataggtgagatgaaattattttggggATTGCGAATTACACAgactgataaaggaattttcatatctcaatcaaagtatgtgaaggaattgttgaacaagtttgggttaggtgattccaaacttgttggaactcctatggtaatcGGGTGCAAGataacaaaagatgatgaatctctgaaggctaatcagactttgtatagatatatgattgatggactattatatttgactcgaactagactagacattgtgaattttgtatgtcttgttgcaagactccaagttgatcctaagggaagtcatgttactgttgtgaaaaggatattcaaatatttgaagggaacagttgattatggtttgtgataTCCAAATAATGGTGATTTCATTTTAAGTGCTTATACAGATGCTAATTAAGCAGGTGATGCCAATGATCagaagagcactacaggtggtgcattctttttgggaaagaaattggtttattggacaagtaagaagcaagatgctatttctttatctactacataagctgaatacattattgttgctagcaattttactcaggtaatttggatgaagtggatgttgaaatatattagagttgtttataagaGCATACTGTTATATTTGTGACAAttaaagtgctatcaatatttctaagaatccaatgttgcattccaagacaaaacatatatcaatcaagtttcatttcttgagagacagagtgaatgagaaagaagtcaaattggagtatgtatctacaaaggaacaaattgtaaatatctttacaaagcctttgcctgcagatacatttgtatatctgagagagaagttaaGGGTGATTTCCCCCTtatatgaactagatgcattgagatgcatcaatctggtggacttcatagtcttatcctgatATCCAGATTAACGAGTAGGTGCTActgctcagagggagtagtcagtaTGTGGTTTAGTTTGTGATTGTGTGAGGAAGAGTTATTCAGTTTCGagagccttttgcattgatgtcaaagggggagagagcatgtgaaaaactgtcttatctaTCTAAGGTAGAGAGCTATGTGTGCATGTTCTCAGGTGGATattgttggagttgatttctttctttgcattgattttttttcacattgatATGTTACCATGAatgccaaaagggggagattgatggatattagagttgttggaatgtgttgttgtcattgatgtcaaaatgctCCAATGTTCTTATGCTTCGGTGTTgaagagagttggtttggttggtatattgTAGATATTTTGATCTGGATTTAAGGATTCAGAGATTAGTATCTTCAGTTGTTTCAGCATAAGTTTTAGTGTtccagaaggtgatttgatcaagttatgaggtctggtgtgatgattggtttttctgttggttttgtattgctatggaattgattcattatgttgagtgGATTTTAGAGAgcgtttgggacattcatgtgtgtcctcagtctGAGTGGtccatgatttggaacttcacaagcttatctttcaatttgttagtaagttatgttggtgttcttgagctccggaagcgagatgatgatgattctagtaatctgagtTATTGCGGTTGTTGcggtggaattcatgttgcttgttgatatTTTTCGATCatgttctatgcgtattggtgatctgcattgatcgatgtgtgtattattgaatattttatttgtgTGGTGGTATTATTCATCTTATATGACCTTCTGGTCGACCCAATGATTCTTAcgtgttgtagatgatcttggcgagatattcggtggtgttgcatgttcaagatTTTTATTTCGGTCCATGCTATGTCCatgccaacattgtattggtctggatattgatttatgtatcgtgtgatgtaattttgtaattaggtattaTGCATTGAGTCGGCCTTGAAATTAAAGTTGCTGATTTGTTTAAATAAGactaataatcatgtaagatgtgtgtttgCATTatttgagagtgttgtatgtgcgaacaagtgaatttatctttcaaaagtgtgaagaAGAGTAGAGAAGTATTGCAAAGCAAAtagtgtgcttaactagaactatgatcgggcatttggagatgttattctttcaattcatgtaatccagattgttgtctgatctttgtaaggcagtgtgcCTTCCCATAGTTGTATCCTTTTGTTgttttttagtagtgagctctaggcattgggcctgaatgcatgtgcattccccattgtaatatttcacatactactgcagagtattatcatattgtgggtaggttcccaccgtagtttttcccttaaccgagttttccacatcaaaaatctatgtgttatgtgtgtttttgttgtggtttttatcttttttattgttgttcttgatcagatcctaagttgaggttaatttgttcaAGTTTGgcgaaaactgattcaccccccccctctcagttttcctgcattgttgttgccaataggtGTAACACTCATTGAACCCATCCCAAATATGTGtaataacactagtgcaataaaaatTTCCAAGAATTCAATACAACATTATAGAAAAAAGCATATATCCatttggtatcacttcttgagggaaagggTGTTGGATAATGGAGTAAAGCTTGAGTATATACCTACAAAAGAACAGATTatagatatcttcatgaaggcaAATTGTGtaaagatacctttgagtatctccaaCAGAAGTTAGAGGTTAATACCCCTTGCTAATTTGAACTGATATACATTCGGATGTGCATTGCTCCAGTACACAACTTGCATTTTCCTCCTGGACTATGGTGTCTAGAGCTATGGTCATGTAAAAATAGGCCCAAATTTGATTCTCCAACAGTTGGGAAATTGTTAAACAATAAAGTGCCCCCTAATGTTagctcttttcaaaattttgacatgAAAAATGTCAAGTTACGGTGTATAAATACAACTTCCACCCCCTCATTTGAACATCTTTCTAAAAGCATTCAATTTCAATTCATGCTTAAATTTAGCACTTTCAATCAAGAATCTTTAAGGTGGTGAAGGAGAGAtttgaaatcaagcattcaagttctaGCATCCATGATAAATTTTATGTGTTCCTCTATGAATGAAGACATGCATTAACTCCTATCAAGAAACGCCAACCTTTTATGAGGCTTCAAGGCAAGAAGATTCATAGTGAACATATCATTTGTCAATTTTGCATTTCCTTAAGGTTTTCAACCTCTTCCCTACCAAGGGTAAGATCTCTTTTctaatcatcattgttgtagtggaggttaattcctacTTGGGGTTTGACTTAGTAAATCCCCTATAGAGCCCCACATTTTTTCCTCATTTCTATGTTCAGATAACATATATGATTGTTGAAAGTTGTAGAGTGTATACTGAGACCTATAGTTCTAGATTTCAAACAAGTAGAAACCATTGGACTATGTCACTTCACTCACCTGTCTAGTTCACTTTTTGATTGGATTTTGGAGAGCATGATCTGAAGAGAATTATGATCTAAGATCTGAAGTCTTAGGTTGCACAACACCTATTAATAATAAGGCACCTAGCACAATAGTCCAACACTTTTAGAACTATATTTTAGTGACACGTTCTTTTCTATGTCTTAATCATAGATTTTCCTTTATATGCTTGTTTTCAGTTCTATATCTTTTTGTTTATGAAGAATATTGTTAATTTCTTGTCGTTATACCTAGTTCTTGCATCATTTCATATCCAGACATATCAAGTCATAAAGAGAAGAATAAACCACACTACCCAACTCTCCTAAGGGACTGAAGTTGGACCTAATTGGTTGTTCTCCAATGAAATGTATGATGTGATTTGgaatgattcctagtttgcatgtttatacTAGTAAAACCTTAtttttccttcttttcaatttgtaTCCCATTATCAAGCTCTCTTGAAAACTTAATGAAAAGGTGAAAGACACGTATAAATGTGACTCCTTTTTCACTTTCAAATGGTGAAGGGTCTAACACTATACAAATTCAGTAAATTCACTTATTATGGTCATGAGAAAGAATTTCAAGTCATTCATTGCACGATTATGGACCTCTCAAAGTAAATAATTTGAAGATCAATATCGAGTATATTGAAACATCATCTATTGTTGCAATCATCTTGTTGCATCAAGGATTTAGTCTTCATGTCATCTCACACAATATCCAAGCTAGGGTTTTTTGTATGAGGTAATAAttgtaatttttttcatttatttgcaTCTATTATTGAGGAACATGTGATGATTTTATCATTCGTCGTTGTTGTCATGGAAGAGAGAGCACCATCATAGGATTTGACTTATATAATTcatatacaacacaaccatttttccCCTCTTTATGTGTTTAGCTCTAGATCTAAATATTGATGACAATCAAAAGATCAAGAAAATAGTTTATCTAAAGATAAAATTATAGATGTCATATAGTGGAAAACCCTTTGACACTAGATCTAGGCTCTTGTGTCCTTCCAATTCTACTCTAGATTTTGAGAATAGCTCCTTGAGGACCTCCCGATCTTGACCCTAATATTATATATTTTGCATTAAACTATTGCAGGACCCCACTGCCTAGCACCCCTCTCCTACCTAGTTTGCCTCATATTTTTGCACAGGTGCCCCTTTGTGTCTCATTtctagatctgtacttatattctatacatttttttttagtttcacGCATTCCATCAATCTAGTTCATAATTTCCCTCTTTAGTCTAGTTTGttatatatctttaatgaatacCTAATCGCAACAGCCCTCATAAACAGATTAGGTGTGAATCCAACTATGTTTGGCTCTCCCTTGAGGTCTATAGTCAAGCTCATTTTCACTTATTCTAATTAAAATGTATGTGAAAATGAGATTGATTTTAGGTTGATGCACATGTTAGCCTAGGATCAAATTGTCTACATTtcactttctatctctctatctattaccatatccctctctatctctctatatcagcctctatctatatatatctctctctctccttgtctATATATGGAGTTATCTCTcccccccttcttctctccctctccctccccctctataCCTGTCTCTCTCattctatccccttctctctccccccactctacctttctctctccctttctctccctccctctctatctctctatatcgacctctatatatatctctccatctctccctttcCTCGTttatatactctctctctctctctctctctctctctctctctctctctctctctctctctctctctctctctctctctctctctctccctccctcttcccTCTATActtatctctctcccattccccaCTCTTATCTCTTCCccctcctctacctctctctccctccccttctctaTGTCTCCCCATCACTTCCTCCCTTACTTCCTCCCTATCCTGCTATACACCTCTCTATATCTACTTCTCTCTCCcttttctccctttctctttctatatatctttatctatctctctttctcttcccatatctctatctctcactctttctctctccctctttctatctctcctatttctctctccctctctccatctctatttttctatctcttcttctctaTGTTTGCttatttctccctctccccctctctctatatctccttatatataGATAACCTCAAGTACatcttctctttctctatcttcttccctccccctctatctctagacatgtctccctctccctctctctccctctccatcttcgTACACCTCTAaatctatatctctttatctctctatctctatctatacatatttattcttttatatctccatatATATCTTGTTATCTCTTCATATCTCTACCTTGTGTATCTCCTTCTCTATCTTACTCTATATATTGCTTCCTATCTCtatattttatctttttatatctccctctctatcttactctatatatcacttcctattttatatttatatttctatatctccctctcacTCACCCTCTCTATATGTTTATCTCTTTCATATCTACTCACCCCTTtctcctctctctttatctttCCCTCTCCTTCTGTCCATATTCCTCTCCTCCATGTCCATCTctgtctctatctttctctctacctctatctccttacacccctcctatctctccctctttccatccctacctctccctctccctccctccctattgcAAAACATGACATGAGTGCATTGGAACCTAATTATtttcttgattcaaaggttttgtttcaattgtATATCAATTGACCTCACATACTACATAAATGTATAGAAAAAAtataacaattttttttcctaatttaCCTTCACACTTATTCTACATACCTATCGTATAACAAAACATGATTGCTAGTTTTTAGTGATTGTGTAACAATAGTAAATAATCTTGATAATTTGAAGTGAAACTTCAAGCAAAAAAGCCTCAAGGGAAATTTTTCGGGCTAAAACATATACCatcttattatttttatttattgcggTAACAATAGATAAGCAAGCCCGAATCCAATGCAACTGCGAGTTTGGAAGTTTCTCATTAACGTTTGTCTTTATTTTTAGCATTCTTGTTTTAGAGCTTTTCATTGATTAATCCGATTTAAGGGAAGACGACAACGAAGAAAGATAAAAAGCAGGCCTCGAATATATCAGTTCCTGCCTCCCACTGTAACAGATCACTCAGAAAAAAATGCAGGGAGATCCCGATCGAGACATGAGGAGTGGCTTCTCTAAGAAAAATAAGATCTATTACAGCAAGCATAAGCCCCAATCAATCCCAGATGAACCCTACCTGGATCTTGTCACTTATGCGCTTTCTCCAAAACACCCAACTGCAGAAATTGCTCTGATCGATTCTTCAACCAAGGAACAAATTTCGTTCCAGCAATTGCCCACAAAGATCAGACGCGTTGCAGTAGGTCTACACAGATTGGGTATAAGGCAAGGAGATGTTGTATGCATAATTTCTCCCAATTCAATTCACTTTCCTGTCATATTCCTTGCAATCCTGTCGTTGGGAGCAGTGGCCACCACCACCAATCCTCTCAACACTGCAGCTGAAATAATCAAGCAGGTAATCAGCTATATCTTCATGTTTGAGAAAATATATATTGCATTAAAATTTGGTTATAATATTTCCGACGATGAATCATTGAATGTGATTCGAAACTTCAATAAAGAAAACAAACAGTGTTATCCAAAAACTTTGCACTCTAACCATATTCCTGTGTAAAAAACACAGGTGAAAGATTCAAAAGCGAGATTGGCATTCACAATAAGTGAATTGAAGGAGAAAGTGAAAGGCACAGGTCTTCCCATGGTGTTTATTGCACAAACACCAGAGGAGGACCATATTTTTGCTTCTGAAGAGGGGCATACCATTGCATTTGCAGAACTGATTGAAGATCATTCTTGGGAGTTGCCGGCGGTTAAAATACGGCAAGAAGACACAGCCGCCTTGCTGTATTCGTCCGGCACGACGGGAGTGAGTAAGGGAGTGATAATCACTCACAGAAATCTGATCTCGATGATAATTTTGCTGATTCGTTTTGTTTTGGCGGAGGCGGGGACGAACGGTTGGGAACTGGTATATCTGGCGGTGCTGCCGATGTTCCATGTTTATGGGCTCTCTGTGTTTTCGTCGGGACTTATTGCGGCGGGAGCCACGTGCGTGATAATGTCCAAG is part of the Cryptomeria japonica chromosome 10, Sugi_1.0, whole genome shotgun sequence genome and harbors:
- the LOC131076749 gene encoding probable CoA ligase CCL5 gives rise to the protein MQGDPDRDMRSGFSKKNKIYYSKHKPQSIPDEPYLDLVTYALSPKHPTAEIALIDSSTKEQISFQQLPTKIRRVAVGLHRLGIRQGDVVCIISPNSIHFPVIFLAILSLGAVATTTNPLNTAAEIIKQVKDSKARLAFTISELKEKVKGTGLPMVFIAQTPEEDHIFASEEGHTIAFAELIEDHSWELPAVKIRQEDTAALLYSSGTTGVSKGVIITHRNLISMIILLIRFVLAEAGTNGWELVYLAVLPMFHVYGLSVFSSGLIAAGATCVIMSKFGFEEMLKAVERFKITNLPVVPPIILGFTNSDLVEKYDLSSLKYMSSGAAPLGKEVIQAFATRFPQIELIQGYGMTESTGAAAVTTKESSKKYGSAGLLSPNMEAKVVDVDTAHPLPPNHQGELWLRGPLVMKGYFSNEEATLLTIDKEGWLHTGDLCYFDDDGSLYIVDRLKELIKYNAFQVAPAELEALLLSHPDILDAAVVPFPDEEAGQIPLAYVVRKSRSNLGEQDVMSFVAAQVAPYKKVRKVAMVNGIPRSAAGKILRKELAVLATSKL